A single Buteo buteo chromosome 17, bButBut1.hap1.1, whole genome shotgun sequence DNA region contains:
- the NCKAP5L gene encoding nck-associated protein 5-like isoform X2, producing the protein MSESVAEVPGDGSPTVLGETDTSHELLQRLRELEAENSALAQANENQRETYERCLDEVANHVVQALLNQKDLREECIKLKKRVFDLERQNQALSDLFQQKLQLSAGSLPQLPLHPVPVPLDAPASPQPGIAEQPPPPLPPSRCIPLPEVTPSVPSGSPGLSPGAAPLDALSPFFKKKAQILEVLRKLEETDPLLGPPLASPGSPEPCAAPGWPPCPLRGPRAAGGWRGAEGSPCSSPEEAAPPRGALLSALAERLLRGEGGCCRRNGEAPGGPPRQRCGEHPAFLGLYAPGEESPEGGFALLSPGGGPNPLPSPPKVLKLPAPPGALRLSPQLARASKIPCRGGNPEASPAFSRRASPDAPPEPGSPEPPAFPPPRAYEAAEQPPGPPGPPASGERVAASPPSTRRGTGGSAPSRRPGKKPPEPGYLPFKERLAALGKLRGAEGREPPGPGRPERGHGAEPRPPPRGSLGGSLKHPEPAHGGEPLARCYSSGSMGEPGKAGGKGRPAGGRTPPRAPPAPPAKAARSPHGSPTKLPTKAGAGKTGTPRGEEPAGAKAAGVPHKTPPAPEPPGTGPPPGAAGHSAIEEKVMKGIEENVLRLQGQERAPAGEAKGKAAGGLASWFGLRRSKLPALSRRGDGSRGREWAGTPAPLRREVKLAARKLEAESLNISKLMEKAEDLRKALREEHAFLQGLALEKGRPRGPPRGPGHLPVMYQEVTAETFMQQLLDRVDGKDVPYESRLERKRELCDLRRVPPDTKDPRLCRLPRNGIVGHLQEPPDKVPDVGLRDELPSDESLSESGTSQHFATCGSLTRTLDSGIGTFPPPDYGGVPAKSTPKPRGRPEPLPSAVPARPPAITKVPRKARTLEREVPSAEELLVAGKHRSAPACRPPAPPGPQGHRAGPQDAGDDAGKPRRVQQSKNWTFPNAKACGTADPFLCPPGGLEGLHRPALAPVCSPAGCRGASPEAPPPLPPALSASSSRTPSASDVGDEGSTEAQSRDGGHGPPGLEHSESLSDSLYDSLSSCGSQG; encoded by the exons ATGTCGGAGAGCGTGGCCGAGGTGCCAGGAGACGGGAGCCCCACGGTGCTTGGCGAGACGGACACCAGCCATGAGCTGCTGCAGCGGCTGCGGGAACTGGAG GCGGAGAACTCGGCCCTGGCCCAGGCCAACGAGAACCAGCGGGAGACGTACGAGCGCTGCCTGGACGAG GTCGCCAACCACGTGGTGCAGGCGCTGCTCAACCAGAAG GACCTGCGCGAGGAGTGCATCAAGCTGAAGAAACGGGTCTTCGACCTGGAGCGCCAGAACCAGGCGCTGAGCGACCTCTtccagcagaagctgcagctcTCGGCTGGATCCTTGCCCCAG ctgccGCTGCACCCGGTGCCGGTGCCCCTGGatgccccagccagcccccagcCAGGCATTGCAGagcagccgccccccccgctgccccccagccgCTGCATCCCCCTGCCAGAG GTGACCCCGTCGGTGCCGTCGGGTAGCCCCGGGCTcagccccggcgctgccccCCTGGATGCCCTCTCCCCCTTCTTCAAGAAGAAAGCCCAAATCCTGGAGGTGCTGCGCAAGCTGGAGgagacggacccgctgctgggGCCCCCCCTGGCCTCCCCCGGCTCCCCGGAGCCCTGCGCCGCCCCGGGCTGGCCCCCCTGCCCGCTGCGGGGGCCGAGGGCTGCCGGGGGATGGCGGGGGGCTGAGGGCAGCCCCTGCTCCTCGCCCGAGGAGGCTGCACCGCCGCGGGGGGCCCTGCTCAGCGCCTTGGCCGAGCGGCTGCTGCGGGGCGAGGGGGGCTGCTGCCGGCGCAACGGCGAAGCCCCCGGGGGACCCCCCCGGCAGCGGTGCGGTGAGCACCCCGCTTTCCTGGGGCTCTACGCCCCAGGCGAGGagagccccgaggggggcttCGCCCTGCTCTcgcctggggggggtcccaaccctctgccctccccccccaagGTGCTCAAGCTTcctgccccccccggggctctGCGCCTCAGCCCCCAGCTCGCCCGCGCCTCCAAGATCCCCTGCCGCGGCGGCAACCCCGAAGCCTCACCGGCATTCAGCCGCCGTGCCTCCCCCGACGCCCCCCCAGAGCCCGGCTCCCCCGAGCCCCCcgctttccccccaccccgtgccTATGAGGCAGCTGAGCAGCCCCCTGGGCCACCAGGACCCCCCGCCAGCGGGGAACGGGTggctgcctccccccccagcacccgccGTGGCACGGggggctcggccccctcccgccgccccggcaaGAAGCCCCCGGAGCCGGGCTACTTGCCCTTCAAGGAGCGTTTGGCCGCCCTGGGCAAGCTGCGGGGGGCTGAGGGCCGCGAGCCCCCTGGCCCAGGGCGGCCTGAGCGGGGCCATGGGGCTGAGCCGCGACCCCCTCCCCGGGGGAGTTTGGGGGGCAGCCTGAAGCACCCCGAGCCGGCGCATGGCGGGGAGCCCCTGGCCCGGTGCTACTCCTCTGGCTCCATGGGCGAGCCCGGCAAGGCGGGGGGCAAGGGGCGACCCGCCGGTGGCAGGACCCCACCGcgggcccccccggccccccccgccaaaGCTGCCCGCAGCCCCCACGGCAGCCCCACCAAGCTGCCCACCAAGGCAGGCGCCGGCAAAACCGGGACGCCACGGGGCGAGGAGCCGGCGGGAGCCAAGGCGGCAGGGGTCCCCCACAAAACGCCACCGGCCCCCGAGCCCCCCGGCACGGGGCCGCCGCCGGGTGCCGCCGGGCACTCGGCCATCGAGGAGAAGGTGATGAAGGGCATCGAGGAGAACGTGCTGCggctgcaggggcaggagcGGGCACCGGCGGGAGAAGCCAAGGGGAAGGCTGCCGGCGGTTTGGCCAGCTGGTTTGGGTTGCGCCGTAGCAAGTTGCCGGCTCTGAGCCGTCGCGGCGATGGCAGCCGCGGCCGGGAGTGGGCCGGGACGCCGGCTCCCCTCCGCCGGGAGGTCAAGTTGGCCGCCCGCAAGCTGGAAGCCGAAAGCCTCAACATCTCGAAGCTGATGGAGAAGGCGGAGGATCTGCGCAAGGCGCTGCGGGAGGAGCACGCCTTCTTGCAGGGGCTGGCGCTGGAGAAGGGGCGACCGCGCGGGCCCCCCCGAGGTCCCGGCCATCTCCCGGTGATGTACCAGGAGGTGACGGCCGAAACCTTCATGCAGCAGCTGCTCGACAG GGTGGACGGGAAGGACGTGCCCTACGAGAGCCGCCTGGAGCGCAAGCGGGAGCTCTGCGACCTCCGCCGGGTCCCCCCCGACACCAAAGACCCCCGGCTCTGCCGCCTGCCCCGCAATGGCATCGTGGGACATCTGCAAGAGCCCCCTGACAAG gtGCCAGACGTGGGACTCCGGGATGAATTGCCGTCGGATGAGAGTTTGTCCGAGTCGGGGACGTCGCAGCACTTTGCCA CCTGCGGGTCACTGACGCGGACACTGGACAGCGGGATTGGGACCTTCCCGCCCCCTGACTACGGGGGGGTCCCCGCCAAGAGCACCCCCAAACCACGAGGCCGCCCCGAGCCGCTGCCCAGCGCTGTgccggcgcggccgcccgcCATCACCAAAGTGCCGCGCAAGGCCCGGACGCTGGAGCGGGAAGTGCCCAGCGcggaggagctgctggtggcCGGCAAACACCGGAGCGCCCCGGCGTgccgccccccagccccccccggcccgcaaGGCCACCGCGCCGGTCCCCAAG ATGCTGGTGACGATGCCGGGAAGCCGCGGCGCGTCCAGCAGAGCAAGAACTGGACCTTCCCCAACGCCAAAGCCTGCGGCACCGCCGaccccttcctctgcccccctggggggctggaggggctgcaccGTCCCGCACTG GCCCCCGTCTGCAGCCCAGCAGGGTGTCGAGGGGCGTCCCCGGAggcccccccgccgctgcccccagccctgagcGCCAGCAGCAGCCGGACGCCCAGTGCCTCGGACGTGGGGGACGAGGGCAGCACGGAGGCCCAGTCACGGGATGGGGGGCACGGCCCCCCCGGGCTGGAGCACTCCGAGTCGCTCAGTGACTCGCTGTATGACAGCCTCTCCTCCTGCGGCAGCCAGGGTTGA
- the NCKAP5L gene encoding nck-associated protein 5-like isoform X1: protein MSESVAEVPGDGSPTVLGETDTSHELLQRLRELEAENSALAQANENQRETYERCLDEVANHVVQALLNQKDLREECIKLKKRVFDLERQNQALSDLFQQKLQLSAGSLPQLPLHPVPVPLDAPASPQPGIAEQPPPPLPPSRCIPLPEVTPSVPSGSPGLSPGAAPLDALSPFFKKKAQILEVLRKLEETDPLLGPPLASPGSPEPCAAPGWPPCPLRGPRAAGGWRGAEGSPCSSPEEAAPPRGALLSALAERLLRGEGGCCRRNGEAPGGPPRQRCGEHPAFLGLYAPGEESPEGGFALLSPGGGPNPLPSPPKVLKLPAPPGALRLSPQLARASKIPCRGGNPEASPAFSRRASPDAPPEPGSPEPPAFPPPRAYEAAEQPPGPPGPPASGERVAASPPSTRRGTGGSAPSRRPGKKPPEPGYLPFKERLAALGKLRGAEGREPPGPGRPERGHGAEPRPPPRGSLGGSLKHPEPAHGGEPLARCYSSGSMGEPGKAGGKGRPAGGRTPPRAPPAPPAKAARSPHGSPTKLPTKAGAGKTGTPRGEEPAGAKAAGVPHKTPPAPEPPGTGPPPGAAGHSAIEEKVMKGIEENVLRLQGQERAPAGEAKGKAAGGLASWFGLRRSKLPALSRRGDGSRGREWAGTPAPLRREVKLAARKLEAESLNISKLMEKAEDLRKALREEHAFLQGLALEKGRPRGPPRGPGHLPVMYQEVTAETFMQQLLDRVDGKDVPYESRLERKRELCDLRRVPPDTKDPRLCRLPRNGIVGHLQEPPDKVPDVGLRDELPSDESLSESGTSQHFATACGSLTRTLDSGIGTFPPPDYGGVPAKSTPKPRGRPEPLPSAVPARPPAITKVPRKARTLEREVPSAEELLVAGKHRSAPACRPPAPPGPQGHRAGPQDAGDDAGKPRRVQQSKNWTFPNAKACGTADPFLCPPGGLEGLHRPALAPVCSPAGCRGASPEAPPPLPPALSASSSRTPSASDVGDEGSTEAQSRDGGHGPPGLEHSESLSDSLYDSLSSCGSQG from the exons ATGTCGGAGAGCGTGGCCGAGGTGCCAGGAGACGGGAGCCCCACGGTGCTTGGCGAGACGGACACCAGCCATGAGCTGCTGCAGCGGCTGCGGGAACTGGAG GCGGAGAACTCGGCCCTGGCCCAGGCCAACGAGAACCAGCGGGAGACGTACGAGCGCTGCCTGGACGAG GTCGCCAACCACGTGGTGCAGGCGCTGCTCAACCAGAAG GACCTGCGCGAGGAGTGCATCAAGCTGAAGAAACGGGTCTTCGACCTGGAGCGCCAGAACCAGGCGCTGAGCGACCTCTtccagcagaagctgcagctcTCGGCTGGATCCTTGCCCCAG ctgccGCTGCACCCGGTGCCGGTGCCCCTGGatgccccagccagcccccagcCAGGCATTGCAGagcagccgccccccccgctgccccccagccgCTGCATCCCCCTGCCAGAG GTGACCCCGTCGGTGCCGTCGGGTAGCCCCGGGCTcagccccggcgctgccccCCTGGATGCCCTCTCCCCCTTCTTCAAGAAGAAAGCCCAAATCCTGGAGGTGCTGCGCAAGCTGGAGgagacggacccgctgctgggGCCCCCCCTGGCCTCCCCCGGCTCCCCGGAGCCCTGCGCCGCCCCGGGCTGGCCCCCCTGCCCGCTGCGGGGGCCGAGGGCTGCCGGGGGATGGCGGGGGGCTGAGGGCAGCCCCTGCTCCTCGCCCGAGGAGGCTGCACCGCCGCGGGGGGCCCTGCTCAGCGCCTTGGCCGAGCGGCTGCTGCGGGGCGAGGGGGGCTGCTGCCGGCGCAACGGCGAAGCCCCCGGGGGACCCCCCCGGCAGCGGTGCGGTGAGCACCCCGCTTTCCTGGGGCTCTACGCCCCAGGCGAGGagagccccgaggggggcttCGCCCTGCTCTcgcctggggggggtcccaaccctctgccctccccccccaagGTGCTCAAGCTTcctgccccccccggggctctGCGCCTCAGCCCCCAGCTCGCCCGCGCCTCCAAGATCCCCTGCCGCGGCGGCAACCCCGAAGCCTCACCGGCATTCAGCCGCCGTGCCTCCCCCGACGCCCCCCCAGAGCCCGGCTCCCCCGAGCCCCCcgctttccccccaccccgtgccTATGAGGCAGCTGAGCAGCCCCCTGGGCCACCAGGACCCCCCGCCAGCGGGGAACGGGTggctgcctccccccccagcacccgccGTGGCACGGggggctcggccccctcccgccgccccggcaaGAAGCCCCCGGAGCCGGGCTACTTGCCCTTCAAGGAGCGTTTGGCCGCCCTGGGCAAGCTGCGGGGGGCTGAGGGCCGCGAGCCCCCTGGCCCAGGGCGGCCTGAGCGGGGCCATGGGGCTGAGCCGCGACCCCCTCCCCGGGGGAGTTTGGGGGGCAGCCTGAAGCACCCCGAGCCGGCGCATGGCGGGGAGCCCCTGGCCCGGTGCTACTCCTCTGGCTCCATGGGCGAGCCCGGCAAGGCGGGGGGCAAGGGGCGACCCGCCGGTGGCAGGACCCCACCGcgggcccccccggccccccccgccaaaGCTGCCCGCAGCCCCCACGGCAGCCCCACCAAGCTGCCCACCAAGGCAGGCGCCGGCAAAACCGGGACGCCACGGGGCGAGGAGCCGGCGGGAGCCAAGGCGGCAGGGGTCCCCCACAAAACGCCACCGGCCCCCGAGCCCCCCGGCACGGGGCCGCCGCCGGGTGCCGCCGGGCACTCGGCCATCGAGGAGAAGGTGATGAAGGGCATCGAGGAGAACGTGCTGCggctgcaggggcaggagcGGGCACCGGCGGGAGAAGCCAAGGGGAAGGCTGCCGGCGGTTTGGCCAGCTGGTTTGGGTTGCGCCGTAGCAAGTTGCCGGCTCTGAGCCGTCGCGGCGATGGCAGCCGCGGCCGGGAGTGGGCCGGGACGCCGGCTCCCCTCCGCCGGGAGGTCAAGTTGGCCGCCCGCAAGCTGGAAGCCGAAAGCCTCAACATCTCGAAGCTGATGGAGAAGGCGGAGGATCTGCGCAAGGCGCTGCGGGAGGAGCACGCCTTCTTGCAGGGGCTGGCGCTGGAGAAGGGGCGACCGCGCGGGCCCCCCCGAGGTCCCGGCCATCTCCCGGTGATGTACCAGGAGGTGACGGCCGAAACCTTCATGCAGCAGCTGCTCGACAG GGTGGACGGGAAGGACGTGCCCTACGAGAGCCGCCTGGAGCGCAAGCGGGAGCTCTGCGACCTCCGCCGGGTCCCCCCCGACACCAAAGACCCCCGGCTCTGCCGCCTGCCCCGCAATGGCATCGTGGGACATCTGCAAGAGCCCCCTGACAAG gtGCCAGACGTGGGACTCCGGGATGAATTGCCGTCGGATGAGAGTTTGTCCGAGTCGGGGACGTCGCAGCACTTTGCCA CAGCCTGCGGGTCACTGACGCGGACACTGGACAGCGGGATTGGGACCTTCCCGCCCCCTGACTACGGGGGGGTCCCCGCCAAGAGCACCCCCAAACCACGAGGCCGCCCCGAGCCGCTGCCCAGCGCTGTgccggcgcggccgcccgcCATCACCAAAGTGCCGCGCAAGGCCCGGACGCTGGAGCGGGAAGTGCCCAGCGcggaggagctgctggtggcCGGCAAACACCGGAGCGCCCCGGCGTgccgccccccagccccccccggcccgcaaGGCCACCGCGCCGGTCCCCAAG ATGCTGGTGACGATGCCGGGAAGCCGCGGCGCGTCCAGCAGAGCAAGAACTGGACCTTCCCCAACGCCAAAGCCTGCGGCACCGCCGaccccttcctctgcccccctggggggctggaggggctgcaccGTCCCGCACTG GCCCCCGTCTGCAGCCCAGCAGGGTGTCGAGGGGCGTCCCCGGAggcccccccgccgctgcccccagccctgagcGCCAGCAGCAGCCGGACGCCCAGTGCCTCGGACGTGGGGGACGAGGGCAGCACGGAGGCCCAGTCACGGGATGGGGGGCACGGCCCCCCCGGGCTGGAGCACTCCGAGTCGCTCAGTGACTCGCTGTATGACAGCCTCTCCTCCTGCGGCAGCCAGGGTTGA
- the TMBIM6 gene encoding bax inhibitor 1: MNVFDRNINFDALFKFSHISASTQEHLKRVYASFALCMFVAAAGAYINVVTHLFQFSLLTGLGALGLMIWLTATPHSRETEQKRLGMLAGFAFLTGINLGPLLQMCISINPSIIPTAFLGTATIFACFSLSALYARRRSFLYLGGFLLSGLTLMLLSSVVNAFVGSTWLFTANLYLGLMVMCGFVLFDTQLIIEKAESGDKDYIWHCVDLFLDFVDIFRELLMILGMTEKKKKEKK, from the exons ATGAACGTCTTCGACCGAAACATCAACTTTGACGCCCTCTTCAAGTTCTCCCACAT CTCGGCCTCCACCCAGGAGCACCTGAAGAGGGTCTATGCCAGCTTCGCCCTCTGCATGTTCGTGGCGGCTGCAGGGGCCTACATCAACGTGGTGACCCACCTCTTCCAG TTCAGCCTCCTGACCGGCTTGGGTGCCCTGGGGCTGATGATCTGGCTGACAGCCACCCCGCACAGCCGGGAGACGGAGCAGAAGAGGCTGGGAATGCTGGCCGGCTTCGCCTTCCTGACGG gCATCAACCTGGGGCCCCTCCTGCAGATGTGCATCTCCATCAACCCCAG CATCATCCCCACCGCCTTCCTGGGCACCGCCACCATCTTCGCCTGCTTCTCGCTGAGTGCCCTGTATGCCCGGCGCCGCAGCTTCCTCTACCTGGGAG GTTTCCTGCTCTCTGGCCTCACCCTGATGCTTCTTTCCTCCGTGGTTAATGCCTTCGTGGGATCCACTTGGCTCTTCACA GCCAATCTCTACCTGGGGCTGATGGTCATGTGTGGCTTCGTGCTCTTCGACACACAGCTCATCATTGAGAAGGCGGAGAGCGGGGACAAGGATTACAtctg gcactGCGTCGATCTCTTCCTCGATTTCGTCGACATCTTCCGGGAGCTCCTGATGATCCTGGGCATGACTGAG aagaagaagaaggagaagaagtgA